In Tachypleus tridentatus isolate NWPU-2018 chromosome 7, ASM421037v1, whole genome shotgun sequence, a genomic segment contains:
- the LOC143256147 gene encoding terpene synthase-like isoform X2: protein MSINNMREQYQSINEDKILLQPFNYILQVPGKKIRSELTKAFNHWLNITPEMCHIIGEVVQMLHNASLLIDDIEDSSCLRRGVPVAHHILVLLALSTQLIMYISWAWRSC, encoded by the exons ATGTCCATTAATAACATGAGGGAACAATACCAGTCCATCAATGAAGATAAG attcTCTTACAACCATTCAACTATATATTACAAGTGCCAGGGAAGAAGATTAGAAGTGAGCTAACAAAG GCTTTCAATCACTGGCTGAATATTACACCTGAAATGTGTCATATAATAGGGGAGGTTGTTCAAATGTTGCACAATGCTAGCTTGCT GATAGATGACATAGAAGATAGTTCCTGTTTAAGACGAGGGGTTCCAGTTGCTCATCACATTTTGGTGTTGCTAGCACTATCAACACAGCTAATTATGTATATTTCTTGGGCCTGGAGAAGTTGCTGA
- the LOC143256147 gene encoding terpene synthase-like isoform X1 yields the protein MCHTMSINNMREQYQSINEDKILLQPFNYILQVPGKKIRSELTKAFNHWLNITPEMCHIIGEVVQMLHNASLLIDDIEDSSCLRRGVPVAHHILVLLALSTQLIMYISWAWRSC from the exons AT gTGTCACACAATGTCCATTAATAACATGAGGGAACAATACCAGTCCATCAATGAAGATAAG attcTCTTACAACCATTCAACTATATATTACAAGTGCCAGGGAAGAAGATTAGAAGTGAGCTAACAAAG GCTTTCAATCACTGGCTGAATATTACACCTGAAATGTGTCATATAATAGGGGAGGTTGTTCAAATGTTGCACAATGCTAGCTTGCT GATAGATGACATAGAAGATAGTTCCTGTTTAAGACGAGGGGTTCCAGTTGCTCATCACATTTTGGTGTTGCTAGCACTATCAACACAGCTAATTATGTATATTTCTTGGGCCTGGAGAAGTTGCTGA